In Dehalococcoidia bacterium, a genomic segment contains:
- a CDS encoding glycine--tRNA ligase, translating to MEKIVSLCKRRGIIFPSSEIYGGLGSTWDYGPLGVELKRAIKDLWWRDNVLKRDDMVGLDAAILMHPRVWEASGHLESFVDPLAECKACHTRWRPSDLADPQRCPDCGGPLTEPRMFNLMFKTFMGPVEDSAHVVYLRPETAQGIFVNFLNVLNATRKRLPFGIAQIGKAFRNEITPGNFTFRTREFEQMEIEYFVKPGEDEVWHRRWVEERYNWYLRYGIRRENLRLREHAQGELAHYAKATVDIEYRFPWGWAELEGIANRTDFDLQRHSQFSGERLTYFDEETKQHLVPYIIEPSGGVDRAALAFLIDAYTEEPDKDEVRVVLRLHPALAPIKVAVLPLSRNERLVPLARQIYVSLKGLGRWTVAYDDAQSIGRRYRRFDEIGTPYCITIDFQSLEDQQVTIRDRDSMAQVRLPIADLEKHLEERLRLP from the coding sequence ATGGAGAAAATCGTCTCCCTGTGTAAACGGCGGGGCATCATCTTCCCCAGTAGTGAAATTTACGGGGGCTTGGGAAGCACATGGGATTACGGCCCCCTAGGGGTGGAACTGAAGCGGGCCATTAAAGACCTCTGGTGGCGGGACAATGTGCTCAAAAGGGACGACATGGTGGGCCTGGACGCCGCAATCCTGATGCACCCCAGGGTCTGGGAGGCGAGTGGCCACCTAGAGAGTTTCGTTGACCCCCTAGCCGAGTGCAAGGCCTGCCACACCCGCTGGCGTCCCTCTGACCTGGCCGACCCGCAGCGCTGCCCCGATTGTGGTGGCCCCCTCACCGAGCCGCGCATGTTCAACTTGATGTTCAAGACCTTCATGGGGCCCGTAGAAGACTCTGCCCATGTGGTCTACCTGCGCCCGGAAACGGCGCAAGGCATTTTTGTAAACTTCCTGAATGTGCTGAATGCCACTCGGAAGCGCCTCCCCTTCGGCATCGCCCAGATAGGTAAGGCCTTTCGCAACGAAATCACCCCGGGCAACTTCACCTTCCGCACCCGTGAGTTTGAGCAGATGGAGATCGAGTACTTTGTGAAGCCAGGTGAAGACGAGGTGTGGCACCGGCGGTGGGTGGAGGAGCGGTACAACTGGTATCTGCGCTACGGCATCCGCCGGGAGAACTTGCGCCTGCGGGAGCACGCCCAAGGGGAACTGGCCCACTACGCCAAGGCCACTGTGGACATCGAATACCGTTTCCCCTGGGGCTGGGCAGAACTAGAAGGCATCGCCAACCGCACCGACTTTGACCTCCAGCGCCACTCCCAGTTCAGTGGGGAACGCCTCACCTACTTTGATGAAGAGACCAAACAGCACCTCGTCCCCTACATCATTGAACCCTCGGGCGGAGTGGACCGCGCCGCTCTGGCCTTCCTGATCGACGCCTACACTGAGGAGCCGGACAAGGACGAGGTACGAGTGGTGTTGCGTTTACATCCCGCCTTGGCGCCCATCAAGGTCGCCGTTTTGCCCCTCAGTCGCAACGAACGCCTGGTGCCCCTGGCCCGTCAAATCTATGTATCCCTGAAAGGCTTGGGACGCTGGACGGTGGCCTACGACGATGCCCAAAGCATCGGACGGCGCTATCGCCGTTTTGATGAAATCGGCACCCCTTACTGCATCACCATCGACTTCCAATCCCTAGAAGACCAGCAGGTTACCATCCGTGATAGGGACAGTATGGCCCAGGTGCGCCTGCCCATCGCCGACCTGGAGAAGCACCTGGAAGAGCGCCTGCGCCTCCCCTAA
- a CDS encoding alpha/beta hydrolase, whose amino-acid sequence MPTARINGIQLYYEVHGQGPAVVFAHGAGGNHLSWWQQVPVFSQRYTCITFDHRSYGQSVDDPAGVGMRGFVDDLRALLDHLGIRDVYLVAQSMGGFTCLGFAVRWPERVKALVLADTTGGIADLQLLRQQRERRQAPDYPKDLLARVLSAGFRRRYPERAFLYAQVSALNPPRPENFLEPLWNGEGPTAEEVARLRVPVLLIGGAEDPLTTPDIMRLVHKLIPSSRLVLVPGAGHSVYWEKPGIFNRLVQTFFDRVT is encoded by the coding sequence ATGCCGACGGCGCGGATCAACGGTATCCAGCTCTACTATGAAGTGCACGGGCAGGGGCCAGCGGTGGTGTTCGCCCACGGGGCGGGGGGGAACCACCTGAGCTGGTGGCAACAGGTGCCCGTCTTCTCCCAACGTTATACCTGCATTACCTTTGACCACAGATCCTACGGACAGTCCGTGGATGACCCGGCTGGGGTGGGCATGCGGGGCTTTGTGGACGACCTGCGGGCGTTGCTGGACCACTTGGGTATTCGGGATGTCTACTTGGTGGCCCAGAGCATGGGGGGCTTCACCTGTTTGGGGTTTGCCGTGCGCTGGCCTGAACGGGTGAAGGCCCTCGTGCTGGCTGACACTACCGGGGGGATTGCGGATCTGCAACTCTTGCGTCAGCAGCGGGAGAGGCGGCAGGCCCCCGATTACCCCAAAGACCTCCTAGCGCGCGTCTTATCGGCTGGGTTTCGCCGGCGCTATCCTGAGCGGGCCTTTCTTTACGCCCAGGTCTCCGCCCTCAATCCGCCGCGACCAGAGAACTTTTTAGAGCCCCTTTGGAATGGGGAAGGGCCCACGGCTGAGGAGGTGGCCCGCCTCCGGGTGCCCGTGCTCCTGATCGGGGGAGCGGAGGATCCCCTGACCACACCCGATATCATGCGCCTGGTGCACAAACTTATCCCCTCCTCGCGGTTAGTGCTGGTGCCAGGAGCAGGCCATTCAGTCTACTGGGAGAAGCCAGGGATATTCAATCGCCTGGTGCAAACCTTTTTTGACCGTGTTACCTAA
- a CDS encoding CapA family protein has translation MLFEAEGRDFAFAATGDAMITRPLRVHREDRFLGLVNLLRSADAAFTNLEMLFHDYEGSPGFQTGTYTRSDPANLEELKWMGFQMVSCANNHAFDYGEVGLLTTREHLRRVGLVAAGTGRNLAEARAPAYLETPKGRVALLSVTSTFPEHARAGDQRPDMQGRPGVSALGYQAIYTVDREAMAHLRRISQALGFEEEKEYQRQFGFTGNIPQDTDTDFHFLGRKFRVGQGFAVHTLPQDGDVQDILRWVRDARRMADWVVMSLHSHESGATRDEPAEFVRTFARLCIDNGVDIFVGHGPHFLRGIEIYKGKPIFYSLGNFIFQNDTVYKLPQDAYTRFGLGYDATPADFFEARTAGDTRGFPANPVYWETVVAVTHFRAGRLEEVRLYPCELGVGRPRSQRGRPLLASPEAGARCLERLARLCQPLGTDLRLVDGVGIVRP, from the coding sequence ATGTTGTTTGAGGCGGAAGGGCGGGACTTCGCCTTCGCCGCTACAGGCGATGCCATGATCACCCGCCCCTTGCGGGTGCACCGCGAAGATCGTTTCTTGGGTTTGGTGAACCTCCTCCGGAGCGCCGACGCAGCCTTCACCAACTTGGAGATGTTGTTCCACGATTACGAGGGAAGCCCCGGCTTTCAGACGGGCACCTATACTCGCTCCGACCCTGCCAACCTGGAGGAGCTCAAGTGGATGGGCTTCCAGATGGTCTCCTGCGCCAATAACCACGCCTTTGACTACGGGGAAGTAGGCTTGCTGACGACGCGGGAGCATCTGCGCCGGGTGGGGCTGGTGGCTGCGGGCACCGGGCGCAACCTGGCGGAAGCCCGCGCTCCTGCCTACTTGGAGACCCCTAAAGGACGCGTCGCCCTCCTTTCGGTTACTTCTACCTTCCCCGAGCACGCCCGCGCGGGCGACCAACGCCCCGATATGCAGGGACGGCCCGGGGTCAGCGCCCTCGGCTATCAGGCCATCTACACGGTGGATCGTGAGGCTATGGCCCACCTTCGGCGTATCAGCCAAGCGCTGGGTTTTGAGGAGGAGAAGGAGTATCAGCGCCAGTTCGGGTTCACGGGGAATATTCCCCAGGATACGGACACCGACTTCCACTTCCTGGGGCGCAAGTTCCGGGTGGGGCAAGGCTTCGCCGTCCACACCCTGCCCCAAGATGGGGATGTGCAGGACATCCTGCGCTGGGTGCGCGACGCCCGTCGGATGGCCGACTGGGTGGTGATGAGCCTGCACAGCCACGAGAGCGGGGCCACCCGCGACGAGCCGGCCGAGTTCGTGCGCACCTTCGCCCGCCTGTGCATCGATAACGGGGTGGACATCTTCGTGGGGCACGGCCCCCACTTTCTGCGGGGTATCGAAATTTACAAGGGTAAGCCTATTTTTTACAGCCTGGGCAACTTCATCTTCCAGAACGACACGGTCTATAAACTCCCCCAGGACGCCTACACACGCTTCGGGTTGGGCTACGACGCCACTCCTGCGGACTTCTTTGAGGCCCGCACCGCCGGCGATACCCGGGGGTTCCCCGCCAATCCTGTCTATTGGGAGACGGTCGTGGCAGTTACCCACTTTAGGGCGGGGCGGTTGGAAGAGGTGCGCCTGTACCCGTGCGAACTGGGGGTGGGACGCCCCCGCTCCCAACGGGGACGGCCCCTGCTGGCCTCCCCCGAGGCGGGTGCCCGATGCCTGGAGCGGTTGGCCCGCCTGTGCCAGCCCTTGGGCACCGACCTGCGCCTGGTGGACGGGGTGGGTATCGTGCGCCCCTAG
- a CDS encoding GuaB3 family IMP dehydrogenase-related protein — MGMFQFKEIRRAYGFDEVAIVPGQVTINPDQTNIEFQLGPHRFAIPFLASSMDAVVSPSFAIAMGKAGGLAVLNLEGVWTRYEDADAVLQQIAEAPPGEVTTLLQKIYSAPLKEHLVGQRIREIKAGGVVCAVAVTPQNTKRLAPLAVEAGADILVVQATVTTARHISKSYRGLIFSELVQQVNIPVLVGNCVTYSAALELMETGIHGILVGVGPGAACTTREVVGVGVPQVTATMDCAAAREEYYRQTGRYVVVITDGGMRTGGEVCKAFASGADAVMLGTPFAQAKEAPGRGYNWGMATSHPALPRGTRVKVGTKGTLQEILFGPSRVTDGTMNLVGALRVGMGMVGAFTIRDFQRAELVYAPDIKTEGKAYQLAQRA; from the coding sequence GTGGGCATGTTCCAGTTCAAAGAAATCCGTCGTGCCTACGGGTTTGATGAGGTGGCCATCGTCCCCGGCCAGGTTACCATCAACCCCGACCAGACCAACATTGAGTTCCAGTTGGGCCCCCATCGCTTCGCCATTCCTTTCCTGGCATCCTCTATGGATGCCGTGGTCAGCCCCTCCTTTGCCATTGCTATGGGCAAGGCGGGGGGACTGGCCGTTTTGAACCTCGAGGGGGTGTGGACCCGCTACGAGGATGCCGATGCGGTGCTCCAACAGATTGCCGAGGCTCCCCCGGGGGAGGTAACAACCCTCCTCCAGAAGATTTACAGCGCTCCCCTGAAAGAGCACCTAGTCGGCCAGCGCATCCGAGAGATCAAAGCGGGGGGTGTGGTGTGCGCAGTGGCGGTAACACCCCAAAACACCAAGCGCCTTGCCCCCCTGGCCGTTGAGGCGGGGGCGGACATCTTGGTGGTGCAGGCCACTGTTACCACGGCCCGCCACATCTCCAAAAGTTATCGGGGGCTTATCTTTTCCGAACTGGTGCAGCAGGTGAACATCCCTGTCCTGGTGGGCAACTGCGTTACCTACAGTGCTGCCCTGGAACTGATGGAGACGGGGATTCACGGCATCTTGGTGGGGGTGGGACCGGGGGCAGCCTGCACCACACGGGAGGTGGTGGGTGTGGGAGTCCCCCAGGTAACGGCCACGATGGATTGCGCTGCTGCCCGGGAGGAATACTATCGCCAAACGGGGCGGTATGTGGTGGTCATCACCGACGGGGGCATGCGCACGGGTGGGGAGGTGTGTAAGGCCTTTGCGTCGGGGGCCGATGCGGTGATGCTGGGCACCCCCTTCGCCCAGGCCAAGGAGGCCCCAGGCAGGGGCTATAACTGGGGGATGGCGACTTCTCACCCCGCCCTCCCGCGGGGCACGCGGGTGAAGGTGGGGACGAAGGGCACCTTGCAGGAGATCCTGTTCGGCCCCTCGCGGGTAACCGACGGCACCATGAACCTGGTGGGGGCGTTGCGGGTGGGCATGGGGATGGTGGGGGCTTTCACTATTCGCGACTTCCAGAGGGCGGAGCTGGTCTACGCCCCCGACATCAAGACCGAGGGGAAGGCCTACCAGTTGGCCCAGCGTGCCTAA
- a CDS encoding NIPSNAP family protein: MLYELRIYEAMPGKLPALNNRFATITIPMWKKHGIRPVAFWTEDIGTSNQLVYLLAWESLAEREQKWTAFQNDPEWQALRAQTEQDGPLVARIHNRILHPTPYSPMQ; this comes from the coding sequence GTGCTCTATGAACTGCGCATTTACGAGGCCATGCCCGGCAAACTGCCCGCCTTGAACAATCGCTTCGCCACCATCACCATCCCCATGTGGAAGAAGCACGGCATTCGCCCTGTGGCCTTCTGGACAGAGGACATCGGCACCAGTAACCAACTGGTCTACCTTCTGGCTTGGGAGAGCCTGGCCGAGCGGGAGCAGAAGTGGACGGCCTTCCAAAACGACCCCGAATGGCAAGCCCTCCGTGCCCAAACGGAACAAGACGGTCCCCTGGTGGCCCGTATTCATAACCGCATCCTGCACCCCACGCCCTATTCCCCCATGCAGTAG
- a CDS encoding alpha/beta hydrolase, which yields MEPAERWVTANGLRVHLLEWGRGPSTALLVHATGFCALTWAPVAEVLAQHRWRVLAPDLRGHGLTEKAVGPDLRWSLLAQDLACLMDVLDLRDAFLVGHSRGGGVVLLAGPWIGHRVRAMVLVEPSAIMRGNASQVNTFLAAQARQRRAVFGSLAEAFAHYKGRGAFRRWPDASLWLYLKGGFAPQADGSVALLCTPDTEARFYEAVMDVDKDMAFHSIRWPVLVVRGTESDRFRFDMPAFQHFLQQVHGPVRTAEIPGADHFVPMEQPEVLARLILDFFKEVGAPV from the coding sequence ATGGAGCCTGCGGAGCGGTGGGTCACCGCCAACGGCTTGCGTGTGCATCTTTTGGAGTGGGGGCGAGGGCCATCTACGGCCCTCTTGGTGCACGCCACCGGCTTCTGTGCACTGACGTGGGCACCGGTGGCTGAGGTGTTGGCCCAACACAGGTGGCGTGTGCTGGCCCCCGACCTGCGGGGGCACGGCCTCACCGAGAAAGCCGTCGGCCCCGACCTACGGTGGAGCCTACTGGCTCAAGACCTGGCCTGCTTGATGGATGTTCTGGACTTGCGGGATGCCTTTCTGGTTGGCCATTCCCGTGGAGGGGGTGTAGTGCTCCTGGCGGGTCCCTGGATAGGGCATCGGGTGCGGGCTATGGTTCTGGTGGAGCCGTCGGCCATCATGCGGGGCAACGCCTCCCAGGTCAACACCTTTCTGGCAGCCCAGGCGCGTCAGCGGCGGGCGGTGTTTGGGAGTTTGGCCGAGGCTTTCGCCCACTATAAAGGGCGGGGGGCTTTCCGGCGCTGGCCCGATGCCAGCCTGTGGCTCTACCTGAAGGGAGGATTTGCCCCTCAAGCGGATGGAAGTGTGGCCCTCTTGTGCACCCCCGACACGGAGGCCAGGTTTTATGAGGCGGTAATGGATGTGGATAAGGATATGGCCTTCCATTCCATCCGTTGGCCGGTGCTTGTGGTGCGGGGGACTGAGAGCGACCGCTTCCGCTTTGACATGCCCGCCTTCCAACACTTCCTTCAGCAGGTGCACGGCCCTGTGCGCACGGCCGAAATCCCCGGCGCTGACCACTTCGTCCCTATGGAACAGCCTGAGGTGCTAGCACGGCTCATTCTGGATTTCTTTAAGGAAGTGGGCGCACCGGTATGA